A genomic region of Nitrospira sp. contains the following coding sequences:
- a CDS encoding HEAT repeat domain-containing protein: MMKGLPVGFVLLALSGALPVAAAAPSAKPALTATEREATTLYQAGEYHRAIELLQKLPAGQEPGREVIRYGLLSQLKLGKPEEAWKLYPRLVATNQPDETAVLREIARGFILSRVRDSQEHIRIAAYTALAEMGEGETLPLLEDGLLDSSALVRARAAEAIGRAGLAGRSTALKRALRDEAPGVRIAAINALSDAKVSGITDQLTEIARVDEGPESIFAFAGLYKLGRTDVLTDISSAVTLPDPEVRMAALGVLGRLRRPTSLSILSQAVYDPHPAVRAFAAGALGEFGSVEGIAPLTHALGDENPRVRAVALSSLGRLGVAETRSVIQPLLRDADEHVRISAVEALLRLGDASAVLNAADLARHPDPSVRGDVAHALAIATAPSALPILETLLRDQQPLPRLMAARALGKSQLKSLVPTLKIGLQDSDAAVRITSAGSLVHVLSRKGKAQ, from the coding sequence GTGATGAAGGGGCTGCCCGTCGGATTCGTACTGCTCGCGCTGAGCGGCGCCCTCCCCGTGGCGGCTGCTGCGCCATCCGCCAAGCCCGCTCTTACGGCAACAGAGCGAGAGGCCACGACACTCTATCAGGCAGGGGAATACCATCGCGCCATTGAGTTACTCCAAAAACTTCCCGCTGGCCAGGAACCTGGTCGCGAGGTGATCCGGTATGGACTCCTCAGTCAACTCAAGCTGGGAAAGCCTGAAGAAGCGTGGAAACTCTACCCTAGACTCGTTGCGACCAATCAGCCTGATGAAACAGCCGTGCTGCGTGAGATCGCACGAGGATTCATTCTTTCCCGAGTCCGAGATTCTCAGGAGCATATTCGAATTGCCGCCTACACAGCGCTGGCGGAAATGGGTGAAGGTGAGACGCTGCCGCTTCTCGAAGATGGCCTCCTGGACTCCTCAGCCCTTGTCCGTGCAAGGGCGGCGGAGGCTATCGGTCGAGCCGGACTGGCGGGACGATCGACCGCACTGAAACGTGCATTGCGAGACGAAGCGCCAGGCGTGCGTATCGCGGCCATCAATGCCCTCAGTGACGCCAAGGTATCCGGCATTACTGATCAACTGACGGAAATCGCCCGAGTCGACGAGGGCCCCGAGTCGATCTTTGCCTTCGCCGGGTTATACAAGCTCGGACGAACGGATGTGTTGACCGACATCTCCAGCGCCGTGACTTTGCCCGATCCCGAGGTACGAATGGCAGCATTGGGCGTGCTTGGGCGCCTCCGTCGCCCTACAAGCCTGTCAATTTTGAGCCAGGCCGTATACGACCCGCACCCTGCCGTCCGGGCCTTTGCAGCGGGAGCTCTGGGCGAATTCGGGAGCGTTGAGGGCATTGCTCCGCTGACCCATGCCCTGGGCGACGAAAACCCACGGGTCCGTGCAGTTGCCCTTTCCAGCCTTGGCCGGCTTGGCGTCGCGGAAACCCGGAGTGTCATCCAACCACTCTTGCGGGACGCTGACGAGCATGTTCGAATCAGTGCCGTGGAAGCCTTACTTCGATTAGGTGATGCCAGTGCGGTTTTGAACGCAGCGGATCTCGCCCGACATCCCGACCCATCCGTACGTGGCGATGTCGCGCACGCCCTGGCAATTGCGACGGCCCCCAGTGCACTGCCCATTCTGGAAACGCTACTCCGAGATCAACAACCGCTTCCTCGCCTCATGGCCGCCAGAGCCTTGGGCAAGTCCCAGTTAAAATCTCTCGTCCCCACCCTGAAGATCGGCCTCCAAGATTCCGATGCCGCAGTTCGGATTACCTCCGCAGGAAGCCTGGTGCACGTCCTGTCACGCAAAGGAAAGGCGCAGTAG